The nucleotide sequence GTACGTCGAGCCGCAGCTCGCGCCCATCCTCGACGAGCGCGACCTCGAGCCGCTGGACTGGACCCTCGACCCGCGGGACTGGTCGCGGCCGGGCGCGACGTCGATCGTGCAGGACGTCCTGGGTCACGTGGAGCCGGGATCGGTCATACTGCTGCACGACGGCGGCGGCGACCGGTCGCAGACCGTCGCGGCCCTGGACCAGATCCTCACCGGGCTCGACGCCGCCGGCTACCGCTACGTCCTGCCTGGAGACTCATGAACCGCCCCGTCGCCGTCGTCGACATCGACGGCGTCCTCGCCGACGTCCAGCACCGGCTGCACCACCTGAACCGGCGCCCGAAGAACTGGGCTGGCTTCTTCGGTGCGATGAGCGACGACACGCCGTACGCCGAGGGCATCGAGCTGGTCACGCTGCTGGCGAACGAGCATGAGGTCGTCTACCTCAGCGGCCGGCCCGAGCGCACCCGCGCCGTCACCCGGTCGTGGCTGGCCGAGAACGGCGCGCCGGCCGGCACGATCATGCTCCGCCCCGACGACGACCGCCGGCCCGCGCGCCAGTTCAAGGTCGGCGTGCTGCGCCGGTTGTCGGCCCACCGCGACGTCGCCATGCTGGTCGACGACGACCCCGCCGTCTGTACCGCCGCCCGTGCGGCCGGGTTCACCGTCTACGAGGTCGAGTGGAGCCGCCCCGACCCGACGCTGTTCAGCGCCCAAGAGGCCGACGGCCGCACCTGAGGGCGGCCCCCTCCCGCCGCCCCCAAGTTGATCTTGGAGTCGTTCGGCCATCTACCGGACATTTCACCCCGTGAATGCCGAACAACTCCAAGATCAACTTGGGGTGGGGGATCAGGTGAGCAGGAGCGACTTGCCCAGCGTCGCGCGGGCCTCGAGGGCGGCGTGCGCGTCGGCGGCGCGGTCCAGCGGGTGGGTGGCGCCGATCGCCGGGCGGATGCGGCCGGCCGCGGTCAGCGTCAGCGCCTCGGCGAGCAGCTCGCGGACGGCCGGCCGCTCCAGCTGCCTGGCCAGCGCGTTCGTCACCTGGACCCGGCGGGCGGCGGCCAGCTCGGGGTCGATCTCGGTGAACCCGCCGCCGGCGGTGCCGTAGGTGACGAACTTTCCGCCGGGCGCGACGGTGTCGAACGCCGCGCCGCCGAGCCCGCCGCCGGCACCGTCGAACGCGACACTGACGCCGTCGCCGCCGGTGGCCGCGCGGACGCGGTGCTGCCAGCCGTCCTCGGAGTAGTCGACGGCGACGTCGGCGCCCAGCTCGCGGGCCAGGGCCAGCTTGCGCTCGCCACGGGCGCCCGCGACGACCCGGGCGCCGGAGCCGCTGGCCAGCTGGACCAGCAGGGACCCGGCTCCCCCGGCGGCCGCCGCGACGAGGACGGTGTCGCCGGCCGCGACCGGCGCGTGGCGGAGCAGCTCGATCGCCGTCACGCCGTCGTGCAGCAGGGCGGCCGCGTCGGCCCAGCCGACCTCGTCGGGCACCGGCACGATCTGGTCGACGTCGGTGGCCATGCGCGCCGCGTAGCCGCCGGCGCCGCGGGCCAGCACCCGCCGGCCGACCCAGGCGGGGTCGACACCGTCGCCCACGGTCAGGACGGTGCCCGCTCCCCCGCCGCCGGGCACGTACGGCAGGTTGATCGGGAAGTGCTCCCCGCCCCACCCACCGCGCAGCAGCGTGTCCAGGTAGATGACGTCGGCCGCGGCCAGCCCTACGACGACCTGGCCGGGCCCGGCGACGGGGTCGGGCAGCTCGCGGGCGATGAGGACCTCGGGTCCGCCGAACTCACGCACTTCGATGGCATGCATGCTCGCCAGTCTTCAACCTCAACAAGTGTTGAGGTCAAGCCAGCAGCAGGGCGGCCAGCGCGCCGACGAGCATCGGCGGGCCGAACGGCAGGCTCGTCCGCCGGCCCGCCCGCCCCACCGCCAGCAGCACGATCCCGATCGCGGCGCCGGCCAGGAACGCCAGGAACACCCCCGACGCGACCGTCGTCCAGCCGACCCAGCCGAGCAGCAGCCCCAGCGACGCCGACAGCTTCACGTCGCCGAGCCCCAGGTCGGCCGGTCGCAGCAGCGCCAGCAGCAGGTAGAACGCCAGGCACGCGCCGGCCGCCGCCCAGGCCCGTCCGTACGCGCCCCAGTCGCCGGTGAGCGCGGCCGCGACCGTCAGCCAGGCGCCCGCCGCGCCGAGCGCCGTCAGGTTCAGCCAGTCGGGCAGCAGCTGGGTGCGCAGGTCGACGTAGGCCAGCGCGACGCCGAGCAGCCCGGCCACGAGGTAGGCCGGGAGGTCCTCCGGCGCGTTCGCCGCGCCGTCCCGGGCCAGCGCCAGCAGTGCCCACACGGCCGCCGTCGCGACCGCCAGCCAGAGGACCAGCCGGGGCGCGGCGGCAAGCTCGCGGTACGGGATCGGGGTGGGCGGGCGGCCGCCCTCGACCAGCTCGGGCGAGAGGTGTTCCGGTGCGGGCTCCGGGCCCGGCGCCGGCTCGGACGGGACGGTGACCGGCGGCCGGTCCGGGATCCGGGCGATCAGCAGGGGCAGCAGCGCACCGGCGACCAGGCCGGCCGCGGCCAGCACGAGCACCAGGGTCACGTGCGGGCGCCGATCGCCGCCAGCGCCGCCGAGCGCAGCAGGTCCGCCGGGACGTCGGCGCCGGTCATCAGCCGCAGCTGTCCGGCCGCCTGGTGGACGAGGAGGTCGAGGCCGCCGGCCACGACACCCCCGGCCGCCTGCCAGGCCGCCGCGACCGGCGTCGGCCACGGGTCGTACACGACGTCGAACAGCACCCGGCGCGGCCGCTCGGCGCCCGCGGCGGCGCCGGCCGCCACCTGGCGCGAGAGTTCGTCCAGGGCGCCAGCCGGCGCCGTCGACACCGTCACGCCGGCGTCGGCACAGGCGGGCAGGACGGCCCACGGCGCGGGCTCGGCCGGGTGACCGAGCGCGGCCGCGACGGCCAGCGCCGCACCGGCCCGCGCCTCCGAGCGGACGTGCACATGCACCGGCCCGCTCTCCAGGAACGCCAGCGCCGCCAGCACGCCGGCCGCCGTCGCGCCGCCGCCCCACACGCAGACCGGCGCGGCCACCGCCGCACCGGCCTCGCGCAGCGTCGCCACGACGCCCGGGACGTCGGTGTTGTCGGCGTCCCAGCCGCCGTCGTCGCGGCGGATCAGCGTGTTCGCCGCTCCCACGGTCGCCGCGACGTCGGACACTGTCGTGGCGACGTCCAGCGCGGCCCGCTTGAGCGGCATCGTCAGCGAGAGGCCGCGCCACTCAGGGCCGAGCGCGCCGACGTACGCGGGCAGCTCCGCCTCGCCGACCTCGTGCGCGGTGTACTCCCAGTCCAGCCCGAGCTGCCGGTACGCGGCGCGGTGGATGACCGGCGACAGCGAGTGCGCGATCGGCGAGCCGAGCACCGCGCAGCGGGTCAGCACAGGTCGCTCTCCTCGCAGTACGCGTCCAGACGCGCGATGTTCGCGTCGTGGTCGGCCGCCGTGACCGCGAACGCCGTCTCGCCGGTCTCCAGGTTCACCGCGACGAAGTAGCAGTCGCCGTTGCCGGCCGGGTTGAGCGCGGCCGCCAGCGCCGCCTCCCCCGGCGACGCGATCGGGCCAGGCGGCAGGCCGGACTCGCGGTACGTGTTGTACGGCGAGTCGACCTCGCGCATCTCCGGCGTCGTGTACACGCTGGAGTAGTCGTCGACGGCGTAGTGGACGGTGGAGTCCATCTGCAGCCGCTCCTGCACCACGCCGTTCGCCTCGCAGGCGCCGTTGAGCCGGTTGTAGATCACCTCGGCGACCCGGGGCATGTCCTCCTCGTTGCTCACCTCGCGCTGCACGATGCTGGCGACGGTGACGATCTGGCGCGGCGTGTAGCCGAGCGCGTCGGCGCGGTTGACGAGGTCGACGCTGGTGGCGGTCTGCTCGAACTGGGCAACCATCGCGGCGACCAGCGTCTCGGGCGTGACCTCGCCGCCGAGGTCGTAGGAGGCCGGATAGAGGAAGCCCTCGGCCTCGCCCTCGGCGTACTCGGGCAGCATCGCGGCGTCGACGGCGGCCTGCAGCTCCTCGGCGGTGAACCCGGACACCTCGGCCAGCCGCGCGACGGTTTGCCGGACGCGGTAGCCCTCGGGCAGCGAGACCCGCGCGCCGCCCTCACCGGCGACCAGCGCGGCGACGGCGTCGGCGGCGGTCATCTCGCTGCGCAGCACGTAGTTGCCGGGCTGGATGGAGCGCGCCTCGGGGTTCTCGTCGGCGGCGGCGATGAACGCGTCCTGGCTGGCGACGACGCCGGCGTCGACCAGCGTGGCGCCCATGGCCCGCAGCGTCGCGCCGTCCTCGATCGTGACCGGTACCTCGCCGGTGCCCGGCCCGGGGAAGTCCTCGGCCTCGCCGAACAGGCCGTCGACGCTGTTCAGCACCGCGCTGCCGCCGTAGTAGATTCCGCCCAGCACCGCACCGATGACGGTGAGCGAGGCCAGGACCGCCACGAACGAACCGAACCGGCTGCGTTTGCGCCGGCGGCGCCGCTGACGCCGGGGGCGGACGATCTCCTCCTCCGACGTGTACAGGTCACTCATCCGTTACCGTCAGCACCTCTCCAGGCGGCTCACCGGTCGCACGCTCCGCGTCCAGCGCATCTTGCAGGATCACCATCGCCGCGGCCTGGTCCACCGCCGGGCGACCCGCACGCGACGAGACACCACTGGCTCGCATCCCGCGCGCGGCGACGGTCGTGCTCAACCGCTCGTCGACCAGTCGCACCCGGCATGGTGCCACATAACGGGCTAAATCGGCACCAAAGGCCCGGGCGTGCGCGGCCGCCGCGTGCTCCTTCCCATCGAGACTACGCGGTAATCCGAGCACGATCTCGATCACGTCGTACTCGTGCGCCAGATCGCGGATCCGCCGCAGATCGCCCTTCCCCCGGCGGACCGTCTCGACCGGCGTGGCGATCAGCCCATCGCGGTCGCACGAGGCGACCCCGATGCGGACCGTCCCGACATCGACCCCCAGTCTGGCGCCCCGCCTCACTAGCCGGTCACGGCTTGGCCGATGGAGTGTTCCACCTGCGTCAACGCGTCGCCGATCTTGCTCGCGTCGGTGCCACCGCCCTGCGCGACGTCGTCCTTGCCGCCACCGCCGCCGCCGAGGGTCTGGGCCGCGACCCGGACCAGAGCGCCGGCCTTGACGCCCCACTCGCGGCCGGGCTCGTTCACGGCGACGACGACGCTGGGCCGCCCACTCTCACCGGCGCCGGCCACCGCGACCACCACGGGCCGCTCGGCGCCGAGCCGGCCGCGGACGTCGAGCGCCAGCGAGCGCAGCTCGTCGGCGGCGGTGCCGTCGGGCGCGGTGTGCGAGACGAACGAGACGCCGTAGACGTCGCGCGCGGACGCCGCCAGCTCGGCCGCCTGGGCGCCCAGCTCGGACGAGCGCGCCTTCGCCAGCTCCTTCTCAGCGTCGCGGACCTGCGCGACGAGCCGCTCGACCCGCTCGGGCAGCTGGTCGGGCTGGACCTTGAGCAGGTCGGCCAGCTGGCTGACCAGCGTGCGCTCCTTCGCCAGGTGGCGGAAGCCCTCGATGCCGACGAACGCCTCGACCCGGCGCGACCCGGCGCCGACCGAGCTCTCGCCCGTCAGCGTGATCAGCCCGACCTGGGACGAGTGCGCCACGTGCGTGCCGCCGCACAGCTCACGCGACCACGCGCCGCCCATCTCGACGACCCGCACCTCTTCGTCGTACGTCTCGCCGAACAGCGCCAGCGCGCCGACCTCACGGGCCCGCTCGAGTGGCATGTACGTGGCCGAGACCGCGTGGTCGCGGCGCACGGCGAGGTTCGCGACCTCCTCGACCTCGCTGCGGGTCTGCGCGCCGAGCGCCTGCCCCCACGCGAAGTCCAGCCGCAGGTAGCCGGGCTTGTTGTAGGAACCGCTCTGCAGCGCCTGCGGGCCGAGCACCTGGCGCAGCGCGGCGTGCACGATGTGCGTGCCGGAGTGCGCCTGGCAGGCGCCGACGCGCCACTCGCGATCGACCTTGGCGTGGACGTCCTGGCCGCTGATGACCTCGCCTTTGAGAACCCGCACCTGGTGCACGATCAGGCCCTTGACCGGGCGCTGGACGTCGAGCACCTCGAGCTCGAAGCCGTCGCCGGTGATGACGCCGGCGTCGCTGTCCTGGCCGCCGGACTCCGCGTAGAACGGCGTGCGGTCGAGGACGACCTCCAGCGTCTCGCCCTCGCTGGCGCCCGGGACGGCCATGCCGTCGAGCAGCAGGCCGCGGACCCGGCTCTCGGTCTCGAGCTCCTCGTAGCCGGTGAACGGCGTCGGGCCGGCGTCGCGCAGCTGCCGGTAGGCGCTGGTGTCGGCGCCACCCGTCTTCTTTGCCTTCGCGTCGGCCCTGGCCCGCTCGCGCTGCTCGGTCATCAGCCGGCGGAAGTGCCCCTCGTCGACCTTCAGCCCCTGCTCGGCCGCCATCTCGAGGGTGAGGTCGATCGGGAAGCCGTAGGTGTCGTGCAGCTTGAACGCGGTGTCGCCGGGCAGCGCGAACTCGCCCGCCCGCTTCGCCTCGTCGGCCGCGAGGTCGAAGATCTGCGTGCCGGTGACCAGCGTGCGGCGGAACGCCTCCTCCTCGGCGAACGCGACGGAGGAGATGCGATCGAAGTCGGACTCCAGCTCCGGGTACGCCGCCTTCATGCAGTCCTTCGCGACCGGCAGCAGCTCGGGGATGGTGGTGTCCTCGACACCGAGCAGCCGCATGGCCCGGACGCTGCGCCGCAGCAGGCGCCGCAGCACATAACCGCGGCCCTCGTTGGACGGGGTGACGCCGTCGCCGATCAGCATCAGCGAGCTGCGGACGTGGTCGGCGACGACCCGCATGCGGACGTCGTCGGTGTGGTCGGCGCCGTACCGCCTGCCGGAGAGGTCGGCCGCGCGCTGCAGCGTCGGGCGGACCTGGTCGATCTCGTACATGTTGTCGACGCCCTGCAGCAGGTAGGCGACGCGCTCCAGGCCCATGCCGGTGTCGATGTTCTTCGACGGCAGGTCGCCGACGACGGTGAAGTCGTCCTTCGCCTTGACGTCGGTGATCTGCTCCTGCATGAAGACCAGGTTCCAGATCTCCAGGAAGCGGTCCTCGTCGACGACCGGGCCGCCGTCGGGCCCGTGCTCGGCGCCGCGGTCGATGTAGATCTCGCTGCACGGGCCGCCCGGGCCGGGCTGGCCGGTGTGCCAGTAGTTGTCGAGCAGGCCGCGCCGCTGGATGCGCTCGTCGGGCAGCCCGGCGACCTTCTTCCACAGCTGCGCGGCCTCGTCGTCGTCGTGGTAGACGGTGACCCAGATCTTGTCCTCGCCGAACCCGTAGCCGCCGTCGTCGTGGGACTTCGTGATGAGGTCCCAGGCGTAGGAGATGGCGCCTTCCTTGAAGTAGTCGCCGAAGGAGAAGTTGCCGTTCATCTGGAAGAAGGTGCCGTGCCGCGTGGTCTTGCCGACCTCTTCGATGTCGCCGGTGCGGATGCACTTCTGCACGCTGGTGGCGCGCTGCCACGGCGGCGTCTGCTGCCCGGTGAGATACGGGATGAACGGCACCATGCCCGCCACGGTGAACAGCAGCGACGGGTCGGGCGAGATCAGCGAGGCGCTGGGGACGACGCTGTGGCCGTTCCCCTCGAAGTGGTCGAGGAACCGGCGGCGGATCTCGGCGGTCTCCATGGTCAGAACGTGCCTCTCGGGTGCGTGTGGAACAGGTCGTCGACGGCGTCGGGGTCGGCGACGCCGGGCTTGCCGGTGCCGTCGGGTGCGATGCCCAGGGCGTAGCGCAGCTCGGCGTCGCGCTCGGCCATGCCGGCGCGGACCTCGTCGGTGAACCCACGGACGGCGTCGCCGACGTTGCGCAAGCCGCCGGCGACGCGGTCGGCCGCGCCCTCGGGCGTCAGGCTCTCGGCCGCCTTGGTGAGCCGGCGGACGACGAGGACCCCGGCGGTGGCGCCGAGGGCGATCCAGAACAGCTTGCTCATCGCCGGCTCCGGCGGGCGGCGAGGGCCCGGCGCACGCCGTAGGTGAACGCCGCCGTGCGCACCAGCGGCCCGCCGAGCGTCGCCGCGAACAGCGACGACATGGCGGCGACGTTGGTGGTGACGGTCTGCGCGTTCGACGTGATGGCGTCGATGCGCTGGAGCTGGGCGTTGGTGGACGCCAGCAGCTCGTTGGTCTCGTCGACCGTGACGGCGGTCTTGGCGACGTGCTCCTTGCGGATGTCGCGCACCACGAGGGTGAACTCGTCGACCGTGCGGCCCAGTTTCAGGATCGGCACGGCGAGGAAACCGACCAGCGCGACCAGGGCGGCGGCGGCCAGCAACCCGGCGATCTCGCCTACGGACATGGGTGGAGCTGCCTCTCTTCGGACGGTCGTCTCAAGCGTCTGACCCTACCGCGCCGGATCACCCGGCGCGGTCACGACCAGGAGACGGCTGCTGCCCTGAGACCACCCATGTCATTCAGGGTAGGCGACCGGACCGCAGCCCGGCCAACGCCTTTCCCAGCGCCTTCTCGCGGGCCGCCGGGGTGCGGGCCTTCATCAGCGCCAGCAGGATCGCGTACCGGCCGGTCTTCGTCAGCGCGTCGAACGCGGTCCGCGCTTCCGGGTCGGCGTCGAGGGCCGCCGCGAGGTCCGGCGGGACCGTCGCCGTCGCCTGGGAGGCGTAGGCGGCGTCCCACCGGCCGTCGGCCTTGGCGGCGGCGACCTGGGCCAGTCCCCCGGGACCCATCCGGCCGGCCGCCGTCAGCTCCTCGACCAGCGCGACGTTCACCGCCGACCACGGGCTGCCGTCGCGGCGCGGCGAGTAGCGCTGCAGGAAGTACTGGTCGTCGCCGCGCCGCCGGACGCTGTCGATCCAGCCGTGGCACAGCGCCACCTCCAGCGCCGCGCCGATCGTCAGGCCCGGCGCGCCCTTCCGCGCGATCCGCAGGACGACGCCGTCGCTGCTGTCGTGGTGCGCGGCCAGCCAGGCGTCCCAGCCGGCCGCGTCCACGAACGTGAGCACCTCGCTCACGCCTCCTCCGTCCCGTCGGCCATGGCCTTCCAGTGCGGGTTGTACATGAGGCCGAGGAGGTTGCCGAACGGGTCGGCGACGGTGGCGTTGGCGAACCCGGCGGTGCGGTCGACCCGCGGCTGGTGGACGGTGGCGCCCAGCTCGACCAGCCTTTCCAGCGTGCCGTCGAGGTCGTCGACGTGCCAGTTCATCACCGCTCCGCCGGGCGCTTCCGGCGTGGTCGGGTCGGCCGGCGACCGCCACGCCCGGTTGATGACGCCGAACTCGTCCTGGTGGTCGCCGACGCGCCACTCGTAGTAGCCGACGGCCCCGGACGCCGGGTCGGTCGCCTCGAAGTACGGCTCCTGGCCGAGCACCTCGGTGTACCAGGCGCGGGCGGCGGCCATGTCGTCGGCGTAGAAGTTCAGGGTGCAGAAGCCGCGCAGTTCGACGCTCATCGATCTCTCCTTCGTCCTGTTCGCTTGCTGATGAGAACGACGCTATCGGCGGTTGTGGAACGTGCGGTTCCTCAATCGATGGCAGAGTTCTCTCCATGTTGGAGACGTCGGTACGGCTGCTGCGGCTGCTGTCGTTGCTGCAGGTCAGGCGCGAGTGGTCGGGTGCGGAGCTGGCGGCGCGCCTCGAGGTGACCACGCGGACGGTGCGCAACGACATCGAGCGGCTGCGGATCATGGGCTACGAGGTCGACTCCACCACCGGCCCGGCCGGCGGCTACCGCCTGGGCGCCGGGTCGTCGCTGCCCCCGCTGATCCTGGACGACGACGAGGCGGTCGCGGTCGTGCTGGGGCTTCGCGCGGCCGCCGCGGGCTCCGTCACCGGCATCGAGGAGACGTCCCTGCGGGCGCTGGCCAAGCTGGAGCGGACGCTGCCGTCGCGGCTGCGCCACCGCATCGACGCCCTTCGATCCGCGACGGCGTCCGCTGCCGGCGTGGGGGCCCGGGTCGACGCCGATGTGCTGACGGCGGTCGCGGCGGCCGTGCACGGGCGCGAGCAGCTGCGGTTCGACTACGCGGGCCACGACGGCGCGGCCACGGTGCGCCGGACCGAGCCGTACCAGCTCGTCTACACCGGGCGGCGCTGGTACCTGCTGGCCTGGGACCTCGACCGCGACGACTGGCGCACCTTCCGGGCCGACCGCATCCGGCCGAAGATCCCCACCGGCCCGCGGTTCGCCCCGCGCGAGCCGCCCGGCGGCGACGCCGTCGCGCATGTCCTTCGCGGAGTCGGGTCGCTGGCCTACCGCGAGCAGGCCCGGGTCCGGCTGGACGCGCCGATCGACGTCGTCCGCGACAAGATCACCGCCATGGGCGGCCTGGTCACCGAACTGGAGGACGGCAGCTGCCTGCTCCAGACCGGCGGCGACTCCTGGCACGACCTCGCCGGCTACCTCGGCAGCCTCGGCGTCGGGTTCGAGGTGCTCGACCCGCCGGAGCTGCGCGACCACCTCCGCTCGCTGGCCGAGCGCTACCTCGCCGCCGCCACACGACGACCCCCTGACCCGAGTTGATCATGGAGAAGGTCGGCTCAAAACCGCGCTGGGACCCCACCTTCTCCATGATCAACTCGGGTCAGGCACAGTAACGAACTGGCGTCGTCGGACAGGACGTCAGCCGCGCAGGGTCAGTTCGGCGACGCAGCCGTCGCCGGCGGGGCCGGGCGAGGTGAGGGTGATGTCGCCGCCGTGGGCGAGCGCGATCTGCCGGGCGATCGGCAGGCCGAGACCGGTGCCGGGCCCGTCCCTCCCGTCGCCGTGCCAGAACGGCTCGAAGACGTGCGCCAGCTCGGCCGACGGGATGCCCGGCCCGTGGTCGGTGACCACGATGGCCAGCACGTCACCGCGCCGGTCCGACTCGTGCCGCTCCAGCATGACGTCGACGACGGAGCCGGGCGGGGCGTGGCGGACGGCGTTGTCGAGCAGGTTGGCGGCCGCGCGGCGCACCGTGGCCTCGTCGACCGCGGCCACGACCCGGGGCGGAGCCGTCACGGTCACGGTCACGCCGCCGGGCGCGGCTACCACTCGGGCGTCGTCGACGACGGCGCGGACAAGGGCGGCGACGTCGGCCGGCTGGCGGTCGATGGTGCGGGCGCGGCCGCGGGCGTCGACCAGCAGCTCGTCGATGACCGCCCGCAGCCGGGTCGCGGCCCGGCCGGAGCGCTCCAGTCCGTCGCGGTAGACCTCGAGCGTCGGCGCCGGATGGGCCAGCAGCACCTCGGCGTTGGTCGCCAGCACCGACAGCGGGATGCGCAGCTCGTGGCTGGTCTCCTCGATCAGCCGCCGCTGGGCGTCGGCGGCGTGCCGCAGCCGCTCGTACATCGCCTCGTACCGCCGCACGGCGCGCCCGGACCACCACCACGCCAGGTACGCCGACCCTGGGGCGAGCGCCAGCACCGTCCCGGTGACCCAGGGCGACCACGTGACGTTCGAGTAGGTGGTGATCTCGACACCGTTGATCACCTCGGTCGTCGCGTCGTACTCGGTGTAGGCGGTGACGCCGTACAGCAGCAGCACCGGCAGATAGATGGCCAGGAACCCGAGCACCGCCAGCCGTACGCGCAGCGACCGCCACGCCCGGCTCACGGCGCCACCCGCAGCACGTAGCCGGCGCCGGTGACGGTGTCGATCAGCGGCGGGTCGCGGAGCTTGCGGCGCAGCCGGCTGAGGATCACCCGCACCGACGTGGTGAACGGGTCGGCGTTGACGTCCCACACGTGTTCGAGCAGCTGCTCGGCCGACAGCACCTCGCCGGGGTGGTGCATGAAGTAGCGCAGCAGCGAGAACTCGCGCGCGGTGAGCCGCAGGTCCTCGACGCCGCGCCAGGCCCGGTGCGCGGCGAGGTCGAGGCCGAGGTCGCCGACCTGCAGCGTCGAGCCGGTCTCGTCGCCGCGGCGGCCCAGCGCCCGGACCCGCGCCACCAGCTCGGCGAAGTGGAACGGCTTGACGAGGTAGTCGTCGGCGCCGGCGTCGAGGCCGGCCACGCGGTCGTTGACGGCGTCGCGGGCGGTCAGCACCAGGGTGCGCCGCGGCCGCCGCAAGTCGGGGTCGGAGCCGAGCCGGCGCAGCAGCTCCAGCCCGTCGCCGTCGGGCAGCCCGAGGTCGAGGCAGGCGACGTCGTAGGCGGTGGTGACCAGCAGCTCCTCGGCCTCGGCCCGGGTGCCGGCGAGGTCGACCGCGTACGACTCGTTGCGCAGGCCCAGCGCGACCACCTCGGCCAGGTCGGCCTCGTCCTCGACCAGCAGGATGTGCATGGTCAGTCCCGCCGGGCCGTGACGGCGCCGTCAGGGCTGGTCAGCGTCACGGCGTCGCCGGCGAACGCCACGGTCACGTCGGGCCCGGTCCCGGCCGGGTCGGCGGGTCGGAACCCGTCGCCGTCGGGCACCAGGGTCAACGCCGGCGGGTCGGTGCCGACCTCCACCCCCTCGACGCCGCCGTCGTCGTTCAGCGCGTACCAGGCGAGCAGCGGCCCTTCGCCGGTGTCGAGAGTGACGTACGTGCGCAGCTCGCCCTCGATGACGGCGGTGCCGGCCGGCTCGGCCCCACGGACGGGCCCGAACTCCTCGTCCAGCGCGGCCAGCTCGTCCCTGCCGGCATCGGTCTCGCCCGCGAGCAGTTCCGCGACCAGCCGCTCGTGGGCGCGGACGGCCTCTGGGTCATCGGGCGGGAACAGCGCCTGGACGGCGTCGGCGCCGCGCGCGGCGACGCGCAGCCCGTCGTCGTCGTGGGTCACCTGGTACGCACCTCCCGTGTCCAGCCGGTAGTCGCCGACGATAGCCGCGGCGGCGCCGGGATCGACGGTGCCGCCCGGAACGTCCGGCGCCGGGACCGGGTCGCCGGCCACCAGCGCCGGGCCGGCCGCGGCCAGCAGCTCCTCGGCCGAGACGTCGGGCCCGTTGGACGCGACCGCGATGACGCGTTCGCCCTCCGGGACCCACACCACCACGGCGTCGTGGCCGACGTCGCCGCCCCCGCCGGCCGCGGCGAGGAACGGGACGCCGAACGCGGATGCGTCGGACGAGACCCAGCCGGGCGTCTCGGCCGCGCCGTCGCCGAGGTCGACCTGCGGCGTGGCGATCGCCTCCGCCGACTCGGCCGACACGACGCCGCCGGTGAACAGCGCGTGCGTCCAGGCGGCGAGGTCGGGCATGGTCATGGCGAGGCCGCCGTTGCCGTCGAGCGCCCAGTGCGGCCCGGCGAAGTCGCCGGCCTGGCCGGTGCCGCCGTCGTCGAGATAGCCGACGGCGCGGTCGCCCGTCGCCGCCGGTGCGCCGTCCCAGAAGCCCGCCGACGGCAGCCCGTCGAGGATGCGCGTCGTCGCGTGCTCGCGGTAGCCGCCGGCCACCTCCTCGACCACCAGCGCCAGCAGCGTGTAGCCGGCGTTGGTGTACACGTAGTCGGTGCCCGGCGCGAACGCCGGTTCCATGGCGCCGATGGCCGTCAGCGCGTCGTCGCGGCTCAGCGGCTCGTGGTCGGCGCCGGCCTGGCCGTTCAGCCCACTCGTGTGCACCAGCAGCTGCCGCAGCGTGGCGTCGCGGACCGGCCCGGTCAGCTCCGGCAGCAGTTCGCCGACCGGGTCGTCGAGGGACAGCAGACCCTGGTCGGCGAGGTCGAAGACGGCCGCCGCGGTGAACGCCTTCGTGACCGAGCCGATCGCGAAGACGGTGTCCGCGGTGTTCGGGCGGTCGGTGTCGCGGTCGGCGAGCCCGTAGCCCGCCTCGCACACCGGCTCACCGGCCGCGGTGA is from Jiangella alkaliphila and encodes:
- the alaS gene encoding alanine--tRNA ligase is translated as METAEIRRRFLDHFEGNGHSVVPSASLISPDPSLLFTVAGMVPFIPYLTGQQTPPWQRATSVQKCIRTGDIEEVGKTTRHGTFFQMNGNFSFGDYFKEGAISYAWDLITKSHDDGGYGFGEDKIWVTVYHDDDEAAQLWKKVAGLPDERIQRRGLLDNYWHTGQPGPGGPCSEIYIDRGAEHGPDGGPVVDEDRFLEIWNLVFMQEQITDVKAKDDFTVVGDLPSKNIDTGMGLERVAYLLQGVDNMYEIDQVRPTLQRAADLSGRRYGADHTDDVRMRVVADHVRSSLMLIGDGVTPSNEGRGYVLRRLLRRSVRAMRLLGVEDTTIPELLPVAKDCMKAAYPELESDFDRISSVAFAEEEAFRRTLVTGTQIFDLAADEAKRAGEFALPGDTAFKLHDTYGFPIDLTLEMAAEQGLKVDEGHFRRLMTEQRERARADAKAKKTGGADTSAYRQLRDAGPTPFTGYEELETESRVRGLLLDGMAVPGASEGETLEVVLDRTPFYAESGGQDSDAGVITGDGFELEVLDVQRPVKGLIVHQVRVLKGEVISGQDVHAKVDREWRVGACQAHSGTHIVHAALRQVLGPQALQSGSYNKPGYLRLDFAWGQALGAQTRSEVEEVANLAVRRDHAVSATYMPLERAREVGALALFGETYDEEVRVVEMGGAWSRELCGGTHVAHSSQVGLITLTGESSVGAGSRRVEAFVGIEGFRHLAKERTLVSQLADLLKVQPDQLPERVERLVAQVRDAEKELAKARSSELGAQAAELAASARDVYGVSFVSHTAPDGTAADELRSLALDVRGRLGAERPVVVAVAGAGESGRPSVVVAVNEPGREWGVKAGALVRVAAQTLGGGGGGKDDVAQGGGTDASKIGDALTQVEHSIGQAVTG
- a CDS encoding DUF6167 family protein → MSKLFWIALGATAGVLVVRRLTKAAESLTPEGAADRVAGGLRNVGDAVRGFTDEVRAGMAERDAELRYALGIAPDGTGKPGVADPDAVDDLFHTHPRGTF
- a CDS encoding DUF948 domain-containing protein, which gives rise to MSVGEIAGLLAAAALVALVGFLAVPILKLGRTVDEFTLVVRDIRKEHVAKTAVTVDETNELLASTNAQLQRIDAITSNAQTVTTNVAAMSSLFAATLGGPLVRTAAFTYGVRRALAARRSRR
- a CDS encoding YdeI/OmpD-associated family protein, translating into MSEVLTFVDAAGWDAWLAAHHDSSDGVVLRIARKGAPGLTIGAALEVALCHGWIDSVRRRGDDQYFLQRYSPRRDGSPWSAVNVALVEELTAAGRMGPGGLAQVAAAKADGRWDAAYASQATATVPPDLAAALDADPEARTAFDALTKTGRYAILLALMKARTPAAREKALGKALAGLRSGRLP
- a CDS encoding VOC family protein, with the protein product MSVELRGFCTLNFYADDMAAARAWYTEVLGQEPYFEATDPASGAVGYYEWRVGDHQDEFGVINRAWRSPADPTTPEAPGGAVMNWHVDDLDGTLERLVELGATVHQPRVDRTAGFANATVADPFGNLLGLMYNPHWKAMADGTEEA
- a CDS encoding helix-turn-helix transcriptional regulator, with the protein product MLETSVRLLRLLSLLQVRREWSGAELAARLEVTTRTVRNDIERLRIMGYEVDSTTGPAGGYRLGAGSSLPPLILDDDEAVAVVLGLRAAAAGSVTGIEETSLRALAKLERTLPSRLRHRIDALRSATASAAGVGARVDADVLTAVAAAVHGREQLRFDYAGHDGAATVRRTEPYQLVYTGRRWYLLAWDLDRDDWRTFRADRIRPKIPTGPRFAPREPPGGDAVAHVLRGVGSLAYREQARVRLDAPIDVVRDKITAMGGLVTELEDGSCLLQTGGDSWHDLAGYLGSLGVGFEVLDPPELRDHLRSLAERYLAAATRRPPDPS